In Hydractinia symbiolongicarpus strain clone_291-10 chromosome 13, HSymV2.1, whole genome shotgun sequence, a single genomic region encodes these proteins:
- the LOC130623560 gene encoding syntaxin-like isoform X3 codes for MKDRLAELREARNDDQPPDYEETVIDVEAHKKNPFLDDFFSQVEDIQQNIREIQENVQDIKKKHSTILSAPQPDDRVKEELEQLMQEVQKCANKVKASLKGMEKSIKDQESANRGNYADIRIKKCQHSTLSREFVEVMSEYNEIQNKYRERCKDRIKRQLHIAGKAMDDDELEEIIEGGNPTIFTQGIITDTQQAKQSLKEIEARHNDIMKLEDSIKQLHEIFTDMAILVQSQGEMIDHIETNVEQAAEYVQRAVVDTKKAVRYQSKARRKKIIVLVIVLIVLAIIATVLAVELK; via the exons ATGAAGGACAGATTAGCAGAGTTGCGTGAG GCGCGAAATGATGACCAACCACCTGATTATGAAGAAACAGTGATTGATGTTGAAGCACATAAGAAGAATCCTTTTTTAGATGACTTCTTTAGTCAG GTTGAAGATATTCAACAAAATATAAGAGAGATTCAAGAGAATGTTCaagacattaaaaaaaagcataGCACAATACTATCAGCACCACAACCTGATGACCGTGTAAAAGAAGAGCTTGAACAGTTAATGCAAGAGGTACAAAAATGTGCCAACAAAGTAAAGGCGAGTCTCAAGG GTATGGAAAAGTCCATAAAGGATCAAGAAAGTGCAAATCGTGGTAACTATGCTGATATCAGAATTAAAAAATGCCAG CATTCTACTCTGTCAAGGGAATTTGTTGAAGTAATGTCAGAGTACAATGAGATACAAAACAAATACAGAGAACGTTGCAAAGATAGAATAAAACGCCAACTTCATATTG ctgGCAAAGCAATGGATGACGATGAACTAGAAGAAATAATTGAAGGTGGCAATCCAACTATTTTTACACAAGGG ATCATCACTGATACGCAACAAGCCAAACAATCTCTGAAGGAAATTGAAGCTAGACACAATGACATTATGAAGCTTGAAGATAGTATTAAA CAACTGCATGAGATCTTTACAGATATGGCTATTCTTGTTCAAAGTCAG GGTGAAATGATTGATCATATTGAAACTAATGTTGAACAAGCTGCAGAATATGTACAGCGAGCAGTAGTAGATACGAAAAAAGCAGTTCGGTATCAAAGTAAAGCCCGCAGA aaaaaaatcattgTGTTGGTTATTGTACTTATCGTACTTGCTATCATAGCCACTGTGTTGGCTGTTGAACTAAAATAA
- the LOC130623560 gene encoding syntaxin-1A-like isoform X1, with amino-acid sequence MKDRLAELREARNDDQPPDYEETVIDVEAHKKNPFLDDFFSQVEDIQQNIREIQENVQDIKKKHSTILSAPQPDDRVKEELEQLMQEVQKCANKVKASLKGMEKSIKDQESANRGNYADIRIKKCQHSTLSREFVEVMSEYNEIQNKYRERCKDRIKRQLHIAGKAMDDDELEEIIEGGNPTIFTQGIITDTQQAKQSLKEIEARHNDIMKLEDSIKQLHEIFTDMAILVQSQGEMIDHIETNVEQAAEYVQRAVVDTKKAVRYQSKARRKKIIIFVCCIILLVIIAVSIYVSVQ; translated from the exons ATGAAGGACAGATTAGCAGAGTTGCGTGAG GCGCGAAATGATGACCAACCACCTGATTATGAAGAAACAGTGATTGATGTTGAAGCACATAAGAAGAATCCTTTTTTAGATGACTTCTTTAGTCAG GTTGAAGATATTCAACAAAATATAAGAGAGATTCAAGAGAATGTTCaagacattaaaaaaaagcataGCACAATACTATCAGCACCACAACCTGATGACCGTGTAAAAGAAGAGCTTGAACAGTTAATGCAAGAGGTACAAAAATGTGCCAACAAAGTAAAGGCGAGTCTCAAGG GTATGGAAAAGTCCATAAAGGATCAAGAAAGTGCAAATCGTGGTAACTATGCTGATATCAGAATTAAAAAATGCCAG CATTCTACTCTGTCAAGGGAATTTGTTGAAGTAATGTCAGAGTACAATGAGATACAAAACAAATACAGAGAACGTTGCAAAGATAGAATAAAACGCCAACTTCATATTG ctgGCAAAGCAATGGATGACGATGAACTAGAAGAAATAATTGAAGGTGGCAATCCAACTATTTTTACACAAGGG ATCATCACTGATACGCAACAAGCCAAACAATCTCTGAAGGAAATTGAAGCTAGACACAATGACATTATGAAGCTTGAAGATAGTATTAAA CAACTGCATGAGATCTTTACAGATATGGCTATTCTTGTTCAAAGTCAG GGTGAAATGATTGATCATATTGAAACTAATGTTGAACAAGCTGCAGAATATGTACAGCGAGCAGTAGTAGATACGAAAAAAGCAGTTCGGTATCAAAGTAAAGCCCGCAGA
- the LOC130623560 gene encoding syntaxin-like isoform X2 → MKDRLAELREARNDDQPPDYEETVIDVEAHKKNPFLDDFFSQVEDIQQNIREIQENVQDIKKKHSTILSAPQPDDRVKEELEQLMQEVQKCANKVKASLKGMEKSIKDQESANRGNYADIRIKKCQHSTLSREFVEVMSEYNEIQNKYRERCKDRIKRQLHIAGKAMDDDELEEIIEGGNPTIFTQGIITDTQQAKQSLKEIEARHNDIMKLEDSIKQLHEIFTDMAILVQSQGEMIDHIETNVEQAAEYVQRAVVDTKKAVRYQSKARRKKIIVLAIVLIVLAIIATVVAFELK, encoded by the exons ATGAAGGACAGATTAGCAGAGTTGCGTGAG GCGCGAAATGATGACCAACCACCTGATTATGAAGAAACAGTGATTGATGTTGAAGCACATAAGAAGAATCCTTTTTTAGATGACTTCTTTAGTCAG GTTGAAGATATTCAACAAAATATAAGAGAGATTCAAGAGAATGTTCaagacattaaaaaaaagcataGCACAATACTATCAGCACCACAACCTGATGACCGTGTAAAAGAAGAGCTTGAACAGTTAATGCAAGAGGTACAAAAATGTGCCAACAAAGTAAAGGCGAGTCTCAAGG GTATGGAAAAGTCCATAAAGGATCAAGAAAGTGCAAATCGTGGTAACTATGCTGATATCAGAATTAAAAAATGCCAG CATTCTACTCTGTCAAGGGAATTTGTTGAAGTAATGTCAGAGTACAATGAGATACAAAACAAATACAGAGAACGTTGCAAAGATAGAATAAAACGCCAACTTCATATTG ctgGCAAAGCAATGGATGACGATGAACTAGAAGAAATAATTGAAGGTGGCAATCCAACTATTTTTACACAAGGG ATCATCACTGATACGCAACAAGCCAAACAATCTCTGAAGGAAATTGAAGCTAGACACAATGACATTATGAAGCTTGAAGATAGTATTAAA CAACTGCATGAGATCTTTACAGATATGGCTATTCTTGTTCAAAGTCAG GGTGAAATGATTGATCATATTGAAACTAATGTTGAACAAGCTGCAGAATATGTACAGCGAGCAGTAGTAGATACGAAAAAAGCAGTTCGGTATCAAAGTAAAGCCCGCAGA aaaaaaatcattgTGTTGGCTATTGTACTTATCGTACTTGCTATCATAGCCACTGTGGTGGCTTTTGAACTTAAATAA